One Hydrogenobaculum sp. 3684 genomic window, CTAGAGTCAGAAATGATTGATATGTCAAAAGAAGAAGTTCAAGAAATGTTAAACCTTTATGGTTTAAAGGAAACTGGCTTATCTTCTATTATTAAAAGCGGATATAAACTTTTGGGACTTATAACGTTTTTTACCGCCGGCCCAAAAGAGTCTAGGGCTTGGGCTATTGCAAAAGATACCAAAGCTCAAAAGGCTGCTGGCAAAATACATTCTGATATAGAAAGAGGCTTTATAGCTGCAGAAGTAATAAACTACGATGACTATATAAAAGTTAAGTCCATGACAAAGGCAAAAGAGCAAGGGCTTATAAGGTTGGAGGGAAAAGACTACATTGTAAAAGATGGTGATATAATATACTTTAGATTCAACGTATAAAGAGGTTCTAGTATGAAAATAGTATTTAACAATCAAGAATACGATTTACAAGAAGGTATAGTTGGTATTGAGCTTTTAAAAGCTTTAAACTTAGATTCAAAAGATATTATAGGAATATCTATAGACGGTATTATCTACGATCTTCAAACACCAATATACCACGGTGGAACGTTAAAACCTATAACGAAACAAGACAAAGAAAGCTTAGACATACTAAGGCATTCTTTAGCACATATTATGGCACAAGCCCTAAAAGAAATATACGGAGATGAAAAAGTACATCTTGGGATAGGACCAACCACCGAGGATGGTTTTTTCTACGATGTAGAAGTAGAAGGGCATCACATAGGCGAAGAAGATTTAAAGATCATAGAAGATAAAATGAGAGAGATAATAAAAAGAAGCTTAGATATTAAAAGAAAAGAACTTTCAAGGGAAGAGGCTCTGAAGTTTTTTGAAAACAAAAAAGAAGTTTATAAGTTAGACATAATAAATTCTTTGCCAAACGATGCACGAATAAGTGTATACGAACAAGGAGAATTTGTAGATTTATGTAGAGGGCCGCATATTCCAAACACAGCATTGGCTGGGGCTTTTAAACTCAGTTCTATAGCTGGTGCTTATTGGAGAGGGGATGCATCAAAACCAATGCTACAAAGAATATACGGCATAGCCTTTTGGACGGAAAAAGAACTTGAAGAAAGGCTAAAACTTTACGAAGAAGCCAAAAAAAGAGACCATAGAAGATTAGGGAAGGAGCTTGAGCTTTTTACAATAGATGAACAAGTGGGTCCAGGGCTTATAATTTGGCTTCCAAAAGGTGCCATACTACGACAGGTGGTAGAGGACTATCTTAAAGAAAAGCATAGAGCTTTAAATTATCAGTTTGTATATACACCTCACGTAGGAAAATCAACACTTTGGGAAACAAGTGGACATCTTAGCTATTACAAAGAAAACATGTTTCCAGAAATGAAGATTGAAGAAGAATCTTATTATGTAAAACCTATGAATTGTCCTTTTCATATGGCTATATACAAATCAAAGATAAGAAGTCACAAGGAGCTTCCTATTAAAATAGCTGAGCTTGGTACTGTCTATAGATACGAAATGTCAGGAGTTTTACATGGACTGATGAGAGTAAGAGGTTTTACCCAAGATGATGCACATATTTTTTGCAAAGAAGAAGATGTAAAAAGTGTGATAAAAGAAACGCTTGAACTAGCTTTTGATGTGTTGAAAGATTTTGGCTTTTCAGACTATCAAATATTTATATCCACAAAACCAAAAGATGCCATAGGCACGGAAGAAAACTGGAGAATATCGGAAGAGGCTTTAAAAGAAGCTTTAGAAGCCCTTGATAAAAATTACGAAATAGACGAAGGCGGTGGTGCTTTTTACGGTCCTAAGATAGATATAAAAATAAAAGATGCTATAGGTAGATTCTGGCAGTGCTCTACCATACAGTTTGATTTTAATCTTCCGGAGCGTTTTGATCTTACCTACGTAGGAGAAGACAACAAAAAACATAGACCATACATAATACATAGAGCCTTGCTTGGTTCTATAGAAAGATTTACAGGTGTTTTGATAGAACATTATGCAGGCCACTTACCAATTTGGCTTTCTCCTATACAAGCTGCTATAATACCTATAGCCGATAGACATTTAGATTATGCCAAAGAAGTTTTTGAGCTTTTAAAAGCCCGAAACATTAGAGCCTATATAGACGATAGACCAGAAAGAAT contains:
- the thrS gene encoding threonine--tRNA ligase, translated to MKIVFNNQEYDLQEGIVGIELLKALNLDSKDIIGISIDGIIYDLQTPIYHGGTLKPITKQDKESLDILRHSLAHIMAQALKEIYGDEKVHLGIGPTTEDGFFYDVEVEGHHIGEEDLKIIEDKMREIIKRSLDIKRKELSREEALKFFENKKEVYKLDIINSLPNDARISVYEQGEFVDLCRGPHIPNTALAGAFKLSSIAGAYWRGDASKPMLQRIYGIAFWTEKELEERLKLYEEAKKRDHRRLGKELELFTIDEQVGPGLIIWLPKGAILRQVVEDYLKEKHRALNYQFVYTPHVGKSTLWETSGHLSYYKENMFPEMKIEEESYYVKPMNCPFHMAIYKSKIRSHKELPIKIAELGTVYRYEMSGVLHGLMRVRGFTQDDAHIFCKEEDVKSVIKETLELAFDVLKDFGFSDYQIFISTKPKDAIGTEENWRISEEALKEALEALDKNYEIDEGGGAFYGPKIDIKIKDAIGRFWQCSTIQFDFNLPERFDLTYVGEDNKKHRPYIIHRALLGSIERFTGVLIEHYAGHLPIWLSPIQAAIIPIADRHLDYAKEVFELLKARNIRAYIDDRPERMNAKIRDNELQKIPILLVVGDKEVQEKSLSVRSKNEEFQGVMNVYDFIEKLKTAIQNKR